One Mycobacterium sp. SMC-4 DNA window includes the following coding sequences:
- a CDS encoding carotenoid oxygenase family protein has product MTETTTSSADPGGSIFAVGNYAPVADELTEFGLPVDGAIPPELTGWYLRNGPNPRTATGHWFTGDGMIHGVRIENGRAAWYRNRWVRTDSFISDFPLYNADGTRNLRASVANTHVVNHAGKTLALVESSLPYEITTDLETVGAYDFDGQLVDSMTAHPKICPTTGEMHFFGYGNIFAPHVSYHRVDADGTLVINRGLDVPALTMMHDFALTPNYAVFLDLPIVFDLDIAMRGNGDMPYRWDDDYGARLGLLRRDDPFGQVRWIDIDPCYVFHVANAYETESATGRSLVLQAVRYPELWRENGGFDAEGVLWTWTVDLATATVTERQLDDRAVEFPRIDDRLATRPARYAVSVGDRSWVRHDLVTGDAVEHRFPASGPGNPGEAVFVPSADGPADESSGWYLGYVYDAQRDGSDLVILDASDLAADPVATIHLPQRVPYGFHGNWIAD; this is encoded by the coding sequence ATGACAGAAACCACCACCAGCAGCGCCGACCCGGGCGGATCGATCTTCGCCGTCGGCAACTACGCACCGGTCGCCGACGAACTCACCGAGTTCGGCCTACCCGTCGACGGCGCCATCCCGCCCGAGCTGACCGGCTGGTATCTGCGTAACGGCCCCAACCCCCGTACCGCCACCGGGCACTGGTTCACCGGTGACGGCATGATCCACGGCGTGCGCATCGAGAACGGCCGCGCCGCGTGGTACCGCAACCGCTGGGTTCGCACCGACAGCTTCATCTCCGACTTCCCGCTCTACAACGCCGACGGCACCCGCAACCTGCGGGCCAGCGTGGCCAACACCCACGTCGTCAATCACGCCGGCAAGACGCTGGCGCTGGTCGAGTCGTCACTGCCCTACGAGATCACCACCGACCTGGAGACCGTCGGTGCCTATGACTTCGACGGCCAACTCGTCGACTCGATGACCGCGCACCCGAAGATCTGCCCGACGACCGGCGAGATGCACTTCTTCGGTTACGGCAACATCTTCGCCCCGCACGTCAGCTATCACCGCGTCGACGCTGACGGCACGCTGGTGATCAACCGCGGTCTCGACGTGCCGGCGCTGACGATGATGCACGACTTCGCGCTGACGCCGAACTATGCGGTGTTCCTGGACCTGCCCATCGTCTTTGATCTCGACATCGCGATGCGCGGCAACGGGGACATGCCCTACCGCTGGGACGACGACTACGGCGCCCGGCTCGGGCTGCTGCGCCGTGACGACCCGTTCGGCCAGGTGCGATGGATCGACATCGACCCGTGCTACGTGTTCCATGTCGCCAACGCCTACGAGACCGAATCGGCGACCGGCCGGTCGCTGGTCCTGCAGGCCGTTCGCTATCCCGAATTGTGGCGTGAAAACGGTGGTTTCGACGCCGAGGGGGTGCTCTGGACCTGGACGGTGGACCTGGCGACCGCGACGGTGACCGAACGCCAGCTCGACGACCGGGCCGTCGAGTTCCCCCGAATCGACGACCGGCTGGCAACCCGACCCGCGCGATACGCGGTGTCGGTCGGCGATCGCAGCTGGGTGCGGCACGACCTGGTGACCGGTGACGCGGTCGAACACCGCTTTCCGGCGTCGGGTCCGGGCAACCCGGGGGAGGCGGTGTTCGTGCCGTCCGCCGACGGCCCGGCTGACGAGTCCAGTGGGTGGTATCTGGGCTACGTCTACGACGCGCAGCGTGACGGCAGCGATCTCGTCATCCTCGACGCGTCCGACCTCGCCGCCGACCCGGTGGCGACAATCCATCTGCCGCAACGAGTTCCGTACGGCTTCCATGGCAACTGGATCGCCGACTGA
- a CDS encoding PadR family transcriptional regulator, which yields MKPPFTPPSTPFGNPGFGSPAMNPSVGRESRRQARREFRDHLREHRGEAGFGFGPGGFGPGRPPFGPGFGFGPGGFGPGGRRGGGRGAGRGRRGDVRAAILKLLTDRPMHGYEMIQEIHERSQQLWKPSPGSIYPTLQLLVDEGLLTATETEGSKKLFELTEDGRAAAEKIQTAPWDAITEDADPAAMGLRTAAGQLMGAIAQSAHTATPEQQQRIVDVVNNARREIYHILGED from the coding sequence ATGAAACCCCCTTTCACACCCCCATCAACTCCGTTCGGCAACCCCGGCTTCGGCTCCCCGGCGATGAACCCCAGCGTCGGCCGCGAAAGCCGACGCCAGGCCCGCCGCGAGTTCCGCGACCACCTCCGCGAACACCGCGGCGAAGCGGGATTTGGTTTCGGCCCCGGCGGTTTCGGCCCCGGCCGGCCGCCTTTCGGACCGGGCTTCGGATTCGGACCGGGCGGATTCGGACCGGGCGGCCGACGTGGCGGCGGCCGTGGCGCTGGACGTGGCCGGCGTGGTGACGTCCGCGCAGCGATCTTGAAACTGCTCACCGACCGGCCGATGCACGGCTACGAGATGATTCAAGAGATCCACGAGCGCAGCCAGCAGCTGTGGAAGCCCAGCCCCGGCTCGATCTACCCGACCCTGCAATTGCTGGTCGACGAAGGGTTGCTCACGGCGACCGAGACCGAGGGCTCCAAGAAGCTCTTCGAGCTGACCGAAGACGGTCGCGCCGCGGCCGAAAAGATCCAGACGGCCCCGTGGGACGCGATCACCGAAGACGCCGATCCCGCCGCGATGGGCCTGCGTACCGCCGCGGGTCAGCTGATGGGCGCGATCGCGCAGTCTGCGCACACCGCCACACCCGAGCAGCAGCAGCGCATCGTCGATGTGGTCAACAACGCCCGCCGCGAGATCTACCACATCCTCGGCGAAGACTGA